The Methanosarcina barkeri str. Wiesmoor DNA segment GAAGGCAAGACTGGAAACAAGAAGCTGCACGGCAATGAGCTTGCGCTTGCTGCTCAAAAATTGGGCGAATTACAAGCCGAGTTCCATTTGTATGGTGAGCGAGATTTGCCTTATCTGCGCAATTATCCGGCGGTTCGCTCCAGCTTTAATCTCTGGTGGAACCGCATGAAATCTCGTCTCAGCCGGCCCATCGACGGTTTCCCGGATGAGTTGAGGCATATTTTAAATGATTATGCCTTACATGCTAACAACATATTTGCTTCATTCGATACGCTTCCCCTTACGCTGTGTCAGGGAGACTTTCATCATGACAACCTGATTTTTAGGGAATCCGCGGGCGAGACAGATATTTACCTGATTGATTGGGATTGCGCCGGGTACGGGTATATGGGAGAGGACGCCGTCGATGTCTTGATGGAGGCCTTTGTCTACTCAAGCAGGGATATCTCGCTGCTGCCCTATTTCAAGCAAAAAATAATTGACGGATATTGCGAAGGAGTAAGAAGCCGGGGTATCGATTTTGCTATGTGTAATACACTCGTAAGGGATATTTTCGCCCTCGCTTGGGGATTCCGCATTGCCAACCTCTATTTGTTTTACAAGGATGAACTACCCAAAAAACGATGCATTGAAATATTGCAAGCTATGCTAACGGAGGAGAATATGAACGTTTAGTTTAATTAAGTCATCACACAAATTATTTACATTTATAGGCTCATGTTTATATTATGGGGAGACCAGAGAAATATCACATTGAAAAAAGATTTCTCTTGAGCAACTTGATTGGCGCATAAAGATCTATGTTTTCAGGAAGGAAATTCGAACTTCCTTGAAACGACGGCTAACCATCTTCCGGATAAATGGAGGAATATAAGGAGATTTTGGACCTTATGTAGAGATCCTAACTTTGATTCTGTTGGGTTTCGATGTTTTTCATGCTTGAGAAGTTCTGGAATATTTTTCTCTTGGGGAGATTTTTAGTTTATGCAGTTGGTGCTGAGTTCTCAGTACTTTCCACATGAGTTTTTGAAGTAGTGTAGGTACTATATATTTTTTTCAGTTGAGATTATCGTATATCTGTTTTACACAGTACATATCATGCAAGTAGACACAAAAGCAATAGAGAGGATCTCGATAATAAGTCCTGGGTAACTAAAGAGTATCATTTTAGATTTTTGTACCTATTCAGCCTATAAAAAACAGCATTTGTTACCTTATTAAGTTTCAGTAACCATTTTTACAACGATTCAACAGACAAATTTATGTAAATTGATTTTCCTTAATTGTTAGCGACTGACTGCGTTTCTTCCTTTTTATAGATTATATTTAGAATTCCACATATTTACTAGAATCAATATCAACAGACATGTTTAGATGGACTGAATAGTTACTTGATTTTCGACAATAACGATAATAACGTTCCAAATAAACTTATCTTTTGCACTCCTATAAAGCAAGTAAATCTGACGAAAAATGTGATATAATTATCTTGATAAAGCAACGATCTTTGAATGAATTTTTCTTGGACAAAAAAACTAACTTTATTTCAGAGATCAACGGCTTTACATTTTGAAAACTCAACTTTATTTTTTAAATATGTTTATAAAGAATAAATGGCCAATTAATAATCGAATAAAACAGATTAGCCAATGTATTGCCAAAATTACAGCAGATAGTAACAAGAAAATGGAGGAAACGAAATGTATCAATGCTTTATAGTAGAACATTACCTCAACAAAGCTGTAGACGTTTACTGCGGTGGGCCAGATGTTTTCACGGGAACAATAGAGGCCTGTGCCGATAATGTCCTCACTCTCAAAAACGACGGAAAGTATACCCATGTAGCTATAGATAAAATAATCGCTCTATGGCCTATTGATGGTGAAGCGGCTGTAACGGCTTCGGGCTCAAGTGCTCACCATTAATAAAATAATAGCTCTGTGAGAACAATATTAAATTATAGTACCTATAGTCACGCCTGTAATTGTTGCAACAAAAATCTCATTGCATCTCATTTGAGCAGTTGCATTATTTAGCCTCGTGACTATATTTAGGTAGCTTTTGAAGAGCTACAATTTTTCCTCTTTTGGAGGATAACCTTTTTCTGCCGTGTCAATTTTTTGTCAGCTTGTTAGGGATTTGCATAAGAATTATTATCCTTTTATTGAGTATTATATAATTCAAGGGATAATAACACGTCCAGGAGTGAGTCTCCAAATCTTAACCGACACCACATGATGTTCGCTTGAATAATTTTTATAGGGGATGCAACTCAATGGTAGAAGAAAAGGAAATTGTAGAAGAAAAGAAAGAAGAGAGGAAGGAAGAAGAAAGGAAGGAAGAAGAGAGGAAGGAAGAAGAGAGGAAGGAAGAAGAGGAAGAGGCTGCTCATGTAGACCCGATACATCCTGAAGATGAGCGAGGGGGAAAAAAGAAGCATCTGTTAAGTTGTGATAAGAGTAGCTGATCATAATTTATAATTCAACAGGTTGCTGGAAAAAGCTGAATAAGGTCTTTGATCCTCTGAATGCTGTAATTAACCCGGATGTCCAGGAGGCACTTTTCCTATTCAAGAGCCCGGAGGAGCTTTAATGGCATTGTCGCGAATTTGCTGTAAACTCTATGTCAATTTTTTATGTACTGTGTGTAAAAATGAAGTATATGAACTGTTGACTTAGATCCATAGCGACGAGGAACGTATTTCCAAGTATAACCTGTCATAACAACATACAAAACAACATACAAAATACCGTTAATTAATTTCCTCATATTTGTATGTGGTCTTTCTGTATGTGATTTCAGTGGAGGAATCAAAGGCTCAGAAATTAATAATTAGCTGGTTTTCTTCGGTATATGTCAGAAAAAGTTCTGCTATATTTTTTGAACAAATAAATTCAATCCCTGGAATTAATTCCTCTTTCTTAAACCCGATCATATCTGAGGCAAGCTGACAGCATCGAAACTCTACTCCCATATCAATGCACTCCCGAATAGTAGAATCATATTTTGGTGATCCTCTGGTTTTATCTTTTTTTGCGAGCAGCACACCCATAGGTCCCCATAGAATCACCAGTACTTTGAGTCCCTTACTCCGGTAAAACTTTGCAAATTTAAGAGTTTCCTGCGGGCTGTTGCTCTCATATACC contains these protein-coding regions:
- a CDS encoding DsrE family protein, which gives rise to MAKIEKVLLLLKNMVYESNSPQETLKFAKFYRSKGLKVLVILWGPMGVLLAKKDKTRGSPKYDSTIRECIDMGVEFRCCQLASDMIGFKKEELIPGIEFICSKNIAELFLTYTEENQLIINF
- a CDS encoding aminoglycoside phosphotransferase family protein gives rise to the protein MTDIHKASLLATLGNMFANEINDAQYSTEVLQGGTVGDVAKLFGNAETDNGLLPFSIIVKTQRKWDRYGDPDSWRREYDIYKQGLNDELPKVLKLPRCYLLEESEGITQIWMEFIEGKTGNKKLHGNELALAAQKLGELQAEFHLYGERDLPYLRNYPAVRSSFNLWWNRMKSRLSRPIDGFPDELRHILNDYALHANNIFASFDTLPLTLCQGDFHHDNLIFRESAGETDIYLIDWDCAGYGYMGEDAVDVLMEAFVYSSRDISLLPYFKQKIIDGYCEGVRSRGIDFAMCNTLVRDIFALAWGFRIANLYLFYKDELPKKRCIEILQAMLTEENMNV
- a CDS encoding transposase, with protein sequence MIPPLKSHTERPHTNMRKLINGILYVVLYVVMTGYTWKYVPRRYGSKSTVHILHFYTQYIKN
- a CDS encoding MM0924 family protein; protein product: MYQCFIVEHYLNKAVDVYCGGPDVFTGTIEACADNVLTLKNDGKYTHVAIDKIIALWPIDGEAAVTASGSSAHH